One genomic window of Diospyros lotus cultivar Yz01 chromosome 8, ASM1463336v1, whole genome shotgun sequence includes the following:
- the LOC127808372 gene encoding uncharacterized protein LOC127808372 has protein sequence MVCEKCEKKLAKVIVPDKWKEGASNTTESGGRKINENKLLSKKHRWTPYGTSKCIICKQQVHQDAKYCHTCAYSKGVCAMCGKQVLDTKFYKQSNV, from the exons ATGGTGTGCGAGAAAT GTGAGAAGAAATTGGCGAAGGTGATAGTGCCGGACAAGTGGAAGGAAGGGGCCAGCAACACAACCGAGAGCGGTGGCCGGAAGATCAACGAGAACAAGCTCCTCTCGAAGAAACACAG ATGGACTCCGTATGGAACTTCCAAGTGTATAATTTGTAAGCAACAAGTGCACCAAGATGCCAAGTACTGTCACACTTGTGCTTACAGCAAAG GAGTATGTGCAATGTGTGGTAAGCAAGTCCTCGACACCAAGTTTTACAAGCAAAGCAATGTATAA
- the LOC127808371 gene encoding protein translation factor SUI1 homolog, producing the protein MSELDIQIPTTFDAFAEANAENSGAGSKDYVHIRVQQRNGRKSLTTVQGLKKEFSYNKILKDLKKEFCCNGTVVQDPELGQVVQLQGDQRKNVSTFLVQAGIVKKEQIKIHGF; encoded by the exons ATGTCTGAACTCGATATCCAGATCCCAACAACTTTTG ATGCATTCGCCGAGGCAAATGCTGAGAACTCAGGTGCTGGGTCAAAGGACTATGTACATATCCGCGTACAGCAGCGCAATGGTAGGAAAAGCCTGACCACTGTCCAGGGGTTGAAGAAGGAATTCAGCTACAACAAGATACTCAAAGACCTGAAGAAGGAATTTTGCTGCAATGGTACTGTTGTCCAAGACCCAGAGCTCGGCCAG GTCGTCCAACTTCAAGGCGATCAAAGGAAGAACGTCTCAACCTTTCTTGTTCAGGCTGGCATTGTGAAGAAGGAACAGATCAAGATTCATGGTTTTTAA
- the LOC127808157 gene encoding nuclear transport factor 2B-like — protein sequence MEEEAAENIGRAFVEFYYNLFDNHRASLFSLYQASSILSFEGQRIEGGAEICAKLNQLPFDECRHTISTIDSQPSPATGGFIVFASGSLRLPGEDHPLRFSQMFHLLPASEGRLFVQNEIFRLNYG from the exons ATGGAGGAAGAGGCGGCAGAGAATATAGGGAGGGCATTTGTGGAATTTTACTACAACCTCTTCGACAACCACCGGGCCTCGCTCTTCTCCCTGTACCAGGCCTCGTCCATCCTGAGCTTCGAGGGCCAAAGGATCGAAGGCGGCGCTGAAATCTGCGCCAAACTGAATCAGCTGCCTTTCGACGAATGCCGCCACACCATCAGCACCATTGATTCCCAGCCCTCTCCCGCCACCGGCGGCTTCATTGTCTTCGCCAGCGGCAGCCTCCGCCTCCCCGGCGAGGATCACCCTCTCCGATTCAGCCAG ATGTTTCATTTGCTTCCTGCATCGGAGGGTAGGCTCTTTGTGCAGAATGAGATCTTCCGGCTCAATTATGGTTGA
- the LOC127808156 gene encoding thiamine thiazole synthase 2, chloroplastic: MATMATVSLTSSISKNPKPSFFDNKSAFHGLPIASRVQTIKSTAAPQNVSAIIAAAAPPPYDLQSFRFEPIKESVVSREMTRRYMMDMITYADTDVVVVGAGAAGLSCAYEISKNPNVNVAIIEQSVSPGGGAWLGGQLFSAMIVRKPAHKFLDELEIQYDEQDDYVVIKHAALFTSTIMSKLLARPNVKLFNAVAAEDLIVKGGRVGGVVTNWALVSMNHDTQSCMDPNVMEAKVVVSSCGHDGPFGATGVKRLKSIGMIDSVPGMKALDMNTAEDAIVRLTREIVPGMIVTGMEVAEIDGAPRMGPTFGAMMISGQKAAHLALRALGEPNALDGTYSEEGSLQPELILAAAEAGEIVDA, translated from the exons ATGGCAACCATGGCCACGGTAAGTCTCACCTCATCTATCTCCAAAAACCCTAAACCTTCCTTCTTCGACAACAAGTCAGCCTTCCATGGCCTGCCCATTGCATCTCGCGTCCAAACCATCAAGTCCACTGCCGCCCCACAGAACGTCTCCGCCATCATAGCCGCCGCCGCCCCTCCGCCGTACGACCTCCAGTCCTTCAGGTTCGAACCCATCAAAGAATCCGTGGTGTCCCGTGAAATGACCCGCAGATACATGATGGACATGATCACGTACGCCGACACCGACGTCGTGGTCGTCGGGGCCGGCGCGGCTGGCCTCTCGTGCGCCTACGAGATCAGCAAAAACCCCAACGTCAACGTGGCCATCATCGAGCAGTCCGTTAGCCCCGGCGGCGGCGCGTGGCTCGGCGGCCAACTGTTCTCCGCCATGATCGTTCGGAAACCGGCTCACAAATTCCTCGACGAGCTGGAGATCCAGTACGACGAGCAGGATGACTACGTTGTGATCAAGCACGCGGCCTTGTTCACGTCGACAATCATGAGCAAGCTACTTGCCCGGCCGAACGTCAAGCTGTTCAACGCGGTGGCGGCGGAGGATTTGATCGTAAAAGGCGGCAGAGTCGGCGGAGTGGTGACCAACTGGGCTCTCGTCTCGATGAACCATGATACGCAGTCTTGTATGGACCCGAACGTGATGGAGGCTAAGGTGGTGGTGAGCTCTTGCGGCCACGACGGCCCGTTCGGAGCCACCGGCGTTAAGAGGCTGAAAAGCATCGGAATGATTGACAGTGTGCCTGGAATGAAAGCGCTTGACATGAACACGGCGGAAGACGCCATTGTTAGGCTTACCAGGGAGATTGTTCCCGGCATGATTGTCACCGGAATGGAGGTCGCCGAAATCGATGGAGCTCCAAGAATG GGCCCCACATTCGGTGCGATGATGATATCGGGCCAGAAGGCGGCCCATCTGGCACTGAGGGCTCTGGGCGAGCCCAATGCTCTTGATGGGACATACAGTGAAGAGGGAAGCCTTCAACCAGAGCTCATACTTGCTGCTGCAGAGGCAGGGGAGATTGTCGATGCTTGA
- the LOC127807263 gene encoding probable xyloglucan endotransglucosylase/hydrolase protein 8, with the protein MGKRVSPLATLLHITVLLASSSLLSLSQAAEPKDAFQDNFSIMWSEDHFKTSEDGQTWFLSLDKDTGCGFQTKQRYRFGWFSMKMKLVGGDSAGVVTAYYMCTENGAGPERDELDFEFLGNRTGQPYLIQTNIYKNGTGGREMRHMLWFDPTEDFHSYSILWNNHQIVFFVDRVPVRVFKNAEYSNNFFPNEKPMYLFSSIWNADDWATRGGLEKTDWKKAPFVSAYKDFSVDACQWEDPYPACVSTTTDNWWDQYAAWHLNDDQKLDFAWVQRNLVIYDYCKDSKRYPTLPEECSLSPWD; encoded by the exons ATGGGGAAACGGGTCTCTCCATTAGCCACTCTTCTCCACATTACAGTTCTTCTAgcttcctcttctcttctctctctctcccaagcAGCTGAACCCAAAGATGCATTCCAAGATAATTTCAGTATAATGTGGTCTGAAGACCATTTCAAGACCTCTGAAGATGGGCAAACCTGGTTTCTCTCCTTAGACAAAGACAcag GATGTGGGTTCCAGACAAAGCAGAGATACAGATTTGGGTGGTTCAGCATGAAGATGAAGCTGGTGGGAGGAGACTCTGCCGGCGTGGTGACAGCCTATTAT ATGTGCACTGAAAATGGGGCCGGGCCGGAGAGAGATGAGCTGGATTTTGAGTTCTTGGGGAACAGAACCGGGCAGCCCTACCTCATTCAGACCAATATCTACAAGAATGGAACCGGTGGCAGGGAGATGAGACACATGCTCTGGTTTGATCCCACTGAAGACTTCCACTCCTATTCTATCCTCTGGAACAACCACCAGATTGT ATTCTTTGTGGATAGAGTGCCAGTAAGGGTGTTCAAGAACGCAGAGTACTCAAACAACTTCTTCCCGAACGAGAAGCCCATGTACCTTTTCTCGAGCATCTGGAATGCAGACGACTGGGCGACGAGAGGCGGCCTAGAGAAGACTGATTGGAAGAAGGCTCCATTCGTGTCGGCCTACAAAGACTTCAGCGTCGACGCTTGCCAGTGGGAAGATCCCTACCCGGCCTGCGTCTCCACCACCACCGACAACTGGTGGGATCAGTACGCCGCCTGGCACCTCAACGATGACCAGAAGCTGGATTTTGCTTGGGTCCAGAGGAACCTCGTCATTTACGATTACTGCAAGGATTCTAAGAGGTACCCAACTTTGCCCGAGGAGTGTTCGCTTAGTCCATGGGATTGA
- the LOC127808398 gene encoding CRIB domain-containing protein RIC10-like: MGASLKGICKGFKCISRIFVVKEPEMEIGLPTDVKHVAHIGWDGPSGIAPTWMNEFKTSSDLTATSIGNIIETIDHSSSAMPTCSSQVCEFKRTPPAADLPDAPKKNKRKKKNLSSSSLRSSRAANRSLGMSKTSACRPADVQVV; the protein is encoded by the exons ATGGGAGCCTCACTGAAAGGGATCTGCAAGGGGTTCAAATGCATCTCTCGAATCTTTG TTGTGAAGGAGCCTGAGATGGAAATTGGGCTCCCAACAGATGTTAAGCATGTGGCTCATATTGGATGGGATGGTCCCTCTGGCATTGCACCtacttgg ATGAATGAGTTCAAGACTTCATCCGATCTCACGGCCACATCCATTGGCAACATTATTGAAACAATAGATCATTCCAGCTCTGCAATGCCCACATGCTCTTCTCAAG TCTGTGAATTCAAACGCACACCACCGGCGGCAGACCTTCCCGATGCTCCTAAAAAGAATaagcggaagaagaagaacttgaGTTCCTCCTCATTGAGGTCATCTCGCGCAGCAAATCGAAGTCTAGGTATGTCGAAAACAAGTGCCTGCAGGCCGGCAGATGTACAAGTGGTGTGA
- the LOC127808397 gene encoding pectinesterase encodes MATTHQPLLEETPNRKTSPWKFLFLLLSLAAIIGSICIATTKLIANTTTASFNPFSPENICQNAHDKASCLAMVSEVAFERSTKITHMDSLQMFLRISVSEIRKIKEAASDASHRINNPEAQAALADCLELMDLSVDRIVDSRFALGNQTRGSYSDAHSWLSSVLTNHFTCMDGLNGSAKSMMEPGLQNLIARARGALAMVVAGTSSPDQLRPLNRRFPAWVTARDRWLMEALPRDVKANVVVAKDGSGKYKTVKEAVASAPNKGKTRYVIYVKKGTYKENVEIGTAKTNVMLVGDGMDSTIITGSLNVVDGSTTFKSATVAAVGDGFIAQDIWFQNTAGPQKHQAVALRVGADQSVINRCRIDAYQDTLYTHSNRQFYRDCYITGTVDFIFGNAAVVFQNCKIVARKPMSGQFNTVTAQGREDPNQNTGTSIQKCDVIASSDLAQVQGSIKSYLGRPWKQYSVTVFMQSYIGDHIDPTGWSPWSGDFALKTLYYGEYMNNGPGAGTSKRVKWPGYHVITSAAEAMKFTVSVLIQGGSWLKATGVAYTEGL; translated from the exons ATGGCCACCACCCATCAACCTTTGCTAGAAGAAACCCCCAACCGAAAAACCTCTCCTTGgaaatttctctttcttcttctctctttggCCGCCATCATTGGCTCAATCTGCATAGCCACCACCAAGCTCATCGCCAACACTACTACTGCCTCTTTCAACCCCTTTTCACCAGAAAACATCTGCCAAAATGCCCACGACAAGGCTTCGTGCCTGGCCATGGTGTCAGAAGTTGCATTCGAAAGATCCACCAAAATCACTCACATGGATTCACTGCAGATGTTCTTGAGGATATCCGTGtccgaaataaggaaaattaaaGAGGCGGCGAGCGATGCGAGCCACCGGATCAACAACCCAGAAGCGCAGGCTGCCCTTGCAGATTGCCTTGAGCTGATGGACTTGTCCGTGGACAGAATTGTGGACTCCAGATTTGCGCTTGGGAACCAGACCAGAGGTTCCTATTCGGATGCCCATTCATGGCTCAGCAGTGTCCTAACCAACCATTTTACATGCATGGATGGGCTGAACGGTTCGGCTAAGTCCATGATGGAGCCTGGGCTGCAAAACTTGATAGCAAGAGCTAGAGGTGCCCTGGCCATGGTGGTTGCAGGAACATCTTCACCAGACCAG ctcCGGCCGCTGAACCGGAGGTTTCCGGCCTGGGTAACTGCTAGAGACCGGTGGCTCATGGAGGCTTTGCCGCGGGACGTCAAGGCCAATGTGGTGGTGGCGAAAGACGGGAGTGGGAAGTATAAAACGGTGAAGGAAGCAGTGGCCTCGGCGCCGAACAAAGGGAAGACGCGTTATGTAATCTATGTGAAGAAGGGAACGTACAAAGAGAATGTGGAGATTGGGACAGCTAAGACGAATGTGATGCTGGTTGGAGATGGCATGGATTCCACCATTATCACTGGGAGCTTGAACGTTGTGGATGGATCAACCACCTTCAAGTCTGCAACTgttg CTGCAGTTGGCGACGGATTCATAGCCCAAGACATCTGGTTCCAGAACACAGCTGGGCCGCAGAAGCACCAGGCGGTGGCGCTGCGCGTCGGGGCGGACCAGTCAGTCATCAACCGCTGCCGGATCGATGCCTACCAGGACACCCTCTACACTCACAGTAACCGACAGTTCTATCGAGACTGCTACATCACCGGCACCGTCGACTTCATCTTCGGAAACGCCGCCGTTGTCTTCCAGAACTGCAAGATAGTGGCTCGAAAGCCGATGAGCGGCCAGTTTAACACGGTTACAGCCCAAGGCCGGGAGGATCCGAACCAGAACACGGGCACTTCGATCCAGAAATGCGATGTGATAGCTAGCTCCGATCTGGCACAAGTACAAGGCTCGATCAAATCGTACTTGGGTCGGCCATGGAAACAGTACTCTGTGACTGTGTTCATGCAATCATACATTGGAGATCACATTGATCCGACGGGTTGGTCGCCGTGGAGCGGAGATTTTGCCCTGAAAACATTGTACTATGGCGAGTACATGAACAATGGGCCAGGTGCCGGCACCAGCAAGAGGGTGAAGTGGCCAGGTTATCATGTCATCACCAGTGCGGCTGAAGCCATGAAATTCACAGTGTCTGTGCTGATACAGGGTGGGTCTTGGTTGAAGGCCACTGGGGTAGCCTACACTGAAGGCTTGTGA